The following are encoded in a window of Rosa chinensis cultivar Old Blush chromosome 4, RchiOBHm-V2, whole genome shotgun sequence genomic DNA:
- the LOC112199907 gene encoding zinc finger protein VAR3, chloroplastic, with amino-acid sequence MHKLFKTGHGILYPILLRNPKFLTPISQFHISSETLAPNRKLEFVVNEVQQLRSSNPSNEFVSASDTDEPSGPANEEGFAVQISHPWREWVDLMELLLKRGYFEGDENPFRNGEVGPKESNRIRTACLNFARDRSSLLRLLSRKDVQIIAGYGCPSIDRKVVNSGKRLRAHVGVDEGDVCSSCGLRGDCERAYVKAREDEGGRTVDVMRFLLTHGLDPLTDTVGNKPSLNKKVKESVRRLLKEMVEYSTDKLDTDLPTNMTLKGVKPSPKHAMPQEKHNINVPMKQGDWICPKCNFLNFARNVKCLRCDGLFQERLAKLREDQDHLPLKKGDWICEKCNFLNFAKNSRCLQCKEKPPKRELNPGEWECDSCNYINFRKNMLCLKCDHKRPKTSAEPRHEDGGYHNSNSVSFGDTNVNDRSYSGQGRNGQNRGAGRWRFVVEENDDHSQSNSLDKTSRFVDFPIAGGKTELSQNPQKRNRWKLKMLEKSKGGTMDMASDDELGSTSNERRVLFSDSTDDEEMAAWFGDRKLETQRLPSRPN; translated from the exons ATGCACAAGCTTTTCAAAACCGGCCATGGAATTCTCTATCCCATCCTCCTCAGAAACCCCAAATTCCTGACACCCATTTCACAATTTCACATCTCCAGCGAAACCCTAGCTCCGAATCGGAAGCTCGAATTCGTAGTCAATGAAGTTCAACAGCTTCGATCATCAAATCCCAGTAATGAATTTGTCTCGGCCTCAGACACCGACGAACCGTCGGGCCCGGCCAACGAGGAAGGTTTTGCGGTCCAGATTTCGCATCCATGGCGGGAATGGGTGGACCTGATGGAGCTTTTGCTGAAGAGAGGCTATTTTGAAGGAGACGAAAACCCGTTTCGGAACGGCGAAGTTGGTCCAAAGGAATCGAACCGTATCCGAACCGCTTGCCTTAATTTTGCTAGGGACCGGTCGAGTCTTCTGAG GTTATTGTCAAGGAAAGATGTCCAGATTATTGCAGGGTATGGATGCCCAAGCATAGACAGGAAAGTTGTCAACTCAGGAAAGCGGCTAAGGGCACATGTCGGGGTTGATGAAGGAGAT GTGTGCAGCTCCTGCGGTTTGAGAGGCGACTGTGAGAGAGCATATGTAAAGGCCCGTGAAGATGAAGGTGGACGTACTGTGGATGTTATGCGATTCTTGTTAACGCATGGGCTTGATCCCCTTACTGATACAGTGGGGAACAAGCCTTCTCTAAATAAAAAGGTCAAAGAATCAGTGAGAAGGCTATTGAAAGAGATGGTGGAGTACAGCACTGATAAGCTTGATACCGATCTCCCAACGAACATGACTTTAAAAGGGGTTAAACCCTCGCCAAAACATGCAATGCCACAAGAAAAGCACAACATAAATGTTCCAATGAAGCAAGGAGATTGGATCTGCCCCAA ATGCAACTTCCTCAATTTTGCCAGAAATGTTAAGTGCTTACGTTGTGATGGTCTATTCCAAGAGAGACTGGCGAAACTAAGGGAGGATCAGGATCATCTTCCATTGAAGAAGGGGGACTGGATATGTGAAAA aTGCAATTTCCTAAATTTTGCCAAGAACAGTAGATGCTTGCAGTGCAAAGAGAAGCCACCCAAGCGAGAGCTAAATCCTGGAGAGTGGGAGTGTGACTC CTGCAATTACATCAATTTTAGGAAAAACATGCTATGCTTAAAATGTGATCATAAAAGGCCCAAGACGTCTGCTGAACCTAGACATGAAGATGGAGGCTACCATAACAGTAATAGTGTTAGTTTTGGTGACACTAATGTTAATGATCGATCCTACTCGGGACAAGGTAGAAATGGTCAAAACAGAGGTGCAGGCAGGTGGAGATTTGTGGTTGAAGAGAATGATGATCATAGCCAGTCAAACTCATTAGATAAGACTTCCAGGTTTGTAGACTTCCCAATTGCAGGAGGTAAGACTGAACTGTCTCAGAATCCACAAAAGAGGAACAGATGGAAGTTGAAGATGTTAGAGAAGAGCAAAGGAGGCACGATGGATATGGCAAGTGATGATGAACTTGGGTCTACCAGTAATGAAAgaagagtattgttttctgattcTACGGATGATGAAGAGATGGCCGCGTGGTTTGGGGATAGAAAGCTAGAAACACAAAGGCTTCCATCTAGGCCCAACTAA
- the LOC112199764 gene encoding 1-aminocyclopropane-1-carboxylate oxidase homolog, with amino-acid sequence MAANIGEQGYDRAEEVKQFNESKLGVKGLVDSGLSSTPLIFIHPLELQQLQPTTRLDAQPIPTIDLSDLHSDRHSAIVDQVSAVCCNFGFFQITNHGIPSVVMDRMITAVKSFHEQPTMVKAQFYRRGSGLGVSYFSNVDLYKAKAAS; translated from the coding sequence ATGGCGGCAAATATTGGGGAACAGGGTTATGACCGAGCTGAAGAAGTGAAGCAATTCAACGAGTCCAAGCTTGGAGTCAAAGGCCTCGTCGACTCGGGTCTCTCCTCCACCCCTCTAATCTTTATCCACCCACTCGAGTTACAGCAGTTGCAGCCCACGACCCGACTTGACGCCCAACCAATCCCTACAATCGACCTATCCGACCTCCACTCTGATCGCCACTCTGCCATCGTCGACCAAGTCAGCGCCGTGTGCTGCAACTTTGGTTTCTTCCAGATCACCAACCACGGCATACCGTCGGTGGTTATGGACCGTATGATCACCGCTGTCAAGTCCTTCCACGAGCAGCCGACAATGGTCAAAGCCCAGTTCTACCGTAGAGGGAGCGGCCTAGGTGTGTCATATTTCTCCAACGTCGACCTGTACAAGGCCAAAGCTGCCAGCTAG
- the LOC121052539 gene encoding leucine--tRNA ligase, cytoplasmic-like — protein MRLSLACSCDGDDSPRILFNTANSAIRKLTKEMSWISEQLAYMAAAADSSSFVRRIRRDGPPSTFADKVFANEINIAVHNSDNYYRACMFQEALISGFLQLQAARDSYRISCGPHGMNHDLVLRYIDVHTRLIAPICPHYAEYVWREYLKKEGFVVIKSGWPAADAPDLILQSANKYLQDLIELMRELEKKFRALNDGNYDVTEEETKAVGLIYVKEEIDGWEGKCLRILQDNFDSETNTFSAQDEDMLDALISYIYGDFTIRQDIDYRQTEQLCMSFLKLKKDEALNFGADALELKLPFGEIEVVQENLDLIKREIGLHEVKVQVFSGTTGLEDFTLDSPPSPGRPAAALVSRDFYEKMERSAPGVWELKRRLQLSDKVLTPSSRPPSELLYQKKMEHPFKLLFQEKTEHSDLGEQEPNDEQSPDNILAPLYHPPYELLFQGSFKKAKRTASAEDKWLLVNLQSTKEFSSHLINQDTWANEAVSKIISTNFIFWQAYDDSNEVKKICRFYNLVYTPVVLIIDPINGENMRSWYGMVQPERLLEDLLVPFLENSPKDHHHPGEESSQPQPEESEDDSVGDKTDEEDEELQWALEASMKA, from the exons ATGAGACTCTCCTTAGCTTGTTCTTGTGATGGTGATGATTCTCCGAGAATTTTATTTAATACTGCAAATTCTGCTATCCGAAAGCTCACTAAAGAAATGTCATGGATTAGTGAACAACTAGCTTATATGGCTGCTGCTGCagactcttcttcttttgtgagAAGAATCAGAAGAGATGGCCCCCCCAGTACTTTTGCGGACAAGGTGTTTGCGAATGAGATAAATATTGCTGTGCATAACAGTGATAACTATTACCGGGCTTGCATGTTTCAAGAAGCCCTCATTTCTGGCTTTCTTCAACTTCAGGCTGCCAGGGACTCGTATAGAATTTCATGTGGTCCTCATGGCATGAACCATGATTTGGTGCTGCGCTATATTGATGTGCATACACGTCTAATTGCTCCAATCTGTCCACACTATGCTGAATATGTCTGGCGGGAATATTTAAAAAAGGAGGGGTTTGTGGTAATTAAGTCAGGCTGGCCTGCCGCTGATGCCCCGGATTTGATACTCCAAAGTGCCAATAAGTATTTGCAAGATCTAATTGAACTTATGAGGGAGCTTGAAAAGAAGTTTCGAGCTTTAAATGATGGTAATTATGATGTAACAGAAGAAGAAACGAAGGCAGTAGGTTTGATATATGTTAAGGAGGAAATTGATGGATGGGAGGGTAAGTGCTTGAGGATACTTCAAGATAACTTTGACAGCGAGACAAACACCTTTTCTGCTCAGGACGAGGACATGCTAGATGCATTAATATCGTACATATATGGGGATTTTACCATTCGTCAGGATATAGATTATAGGCAAACTGAACAGCTCTGTATGTCTTTTCTGAAGTTGAAGAAGGATGAAGCACTGAATTTTGGGGCTGATGCCTTAGAGTTGAAGCTACCATTTGGAGAGATTGAGGTCGTTCAAGAAAACTTGGACTTGATTAAGAGAGAAATTGGCCTTCATGAGGTTAAGGTACAAGTTTTCTCTGGTACCACCGGTCTTGAAGATTTTACACTGGATAGTCCTCCATCCCCTGGAAGGCCAGCTGCTGCCTTGGTGAGCCG TGACTTCTATGAGAAAATGGAACGTTCTGCTCCCGGAGTATGGGAATTGAAACGTCGTCTTCAGTTATCAGATAAAGTTCTTACTCCCTCGTCTCGTCCTCCCTCTGAGCTATTGTACCAGAAGAAAATGGAACATCCGTTTAAGTTGTTATTCCAGGAGAAAACGGAACATTCTGACCTTGGAGAACAGGAACCGAATGATGAACAATCCCCAGATAATATTCTTGCTCCATTATATCATCCTCCCTATGAGCTATTGTTTCAGGGCTCTTTCAAAAAG GCCAAACGTACTGCTTCTGCCGAGGACAAATGGCTCCTCGTGAACTTGCAATCGACTAAGGAATTCAGCTCACATCTG ATTAATCAAGACACCTGGGCTAATGAAGCTGTCTCGAAAATCATCAGCACTAATTTTATCTTCTGGCAG GCATATGATGATTCAAATGAAGTCAAGAAGATTTGCAGATTCTACAACTTGGTATATACACCTGTAGTGCTTATCATTGACCCCATAAATGGTGAGAATATGCGTTCGTGGTATGGAATGGTTCAACCAGAACGTCTGCTGGAG GATCTGTTAGTaccatttttggaaaatagCCCCAAGGATCACCATCATCCAGGAGAAGAAAGTTCTCAGCCTCAGCCAGAGGAAAGTGAAG